The Juglans regia cultivar Chandler chromosome 2, Walnut 2.0, whole genome shotgun sequence genome includes a window with the following:
- the LOC108995229 gene encoding F-box protein At5g50450-like translates to MLFRKKPRTPTTTSLPENLDLFDGLPDDLVVFILCKLSSSASSPSDLINILFTCKRLNRLGLHPLVLSKAGPKAFAIKAKNWSESVHRFLKLCANAGNVEASYTLGMIRFYCFQKRGSGASLMAKAAMKSHAPALYSLAVIQFNGSGGSKSDKNLQAGVALCARAAFLGHVDALRELGHCLQDGYGARQNVAQGRRLLVQANARELASVVRSRSLLTWQRPHQNDSFPCSTGSCCEGLLSDFGCNVPAPEAHPVNRFLKEWFESSRGGLGQGLRLCSHGGCGRVETRSHEFRRCSVCGKVNYCSRGCQALDWKQRHKLECMPMERWLDEVGAVDNVADGVGGMVEVEDDIE, encoded by the exons ATGTTGTTCAGGAAGAAGCCAAGAACTCCAACCACGACCTCGCTCCCCGAGAATCTTGATCTCTTCGACGGCTTGCCGGACGATCTCGTCGTCTTCATCCTCTGCAAGCTCAGCTCCTCTGCTTCTTCCCCCTCTGATCTCATCAACATTCTCTTCAC ATGCAAAAGACTGAACCGCTTAGGTCTACATCCTCTGGTTTTATCCAAAGCGGGGCCAAAGGCTTTTGCAATCAAAGCCAAAAACTGGTCCGAATCCGTTCATCGTTTTCTCAAACTGTGTGCTAACGCCGGCAACGTCGAAGCCTCCTATACTCTAGGAATG ATCCGATTTTATTGTTTCCAAAAACGAGGAAGCGGCGCTTCGCTTATGGCTAAGGCGGCGATGAAGTCCCACGCGCCGGCTCTGTACTCGCTCGCAGTGATACAGTTCAACGGTAGTGGAGGATCCAAGAGCGATAAGAACCTTCAAGCTGGCGTGGCTCTTTGTGCCCGAGCCGCCTTCCTCGGTCACGTGGATGCGCTTCGCGAGCTTGGACATTGCCTCCAGGACGGCTACGGAGCCCGCCAAAACGTCGCCCAGGGACGCCGGCTCCTCGTCCAAGCCAACGCGCGCGAGCTCGCGTCCGTCGTACGCTCCCGCTCGTTGCTGACGTGGCAACGGCCCCACCAAAACGACAGCTTCCCGTGCTCAACCGGTTCGTGTTGCGAAGGGCTGTTGAGCGACTTCGGGTGCAACGTGCCGGCGCCGGAGGCACACCCCGTGAACCGGTTTTTAAAGGAGTGGTTCGAGTCGAGCCGGGGAGGGCTGGGTCAGGGACTGAGACTGTGCTCACACGGAGGGTGTGGTCGGGTTGAGACGCGGTCGCACGAGTTTCGGCGGTGCTCAGTCTGTGGCAAGGTGAACTACTGCTCGCGTGGGTGTCAAGCGCTTGATTGGAAGCAGCGGCACAAGCTGGAATGCATGCCGATGGAGCGGTGGTTGGACGAGGTAGGTGCAGTGGACAATGTCGCCGATGGTGTTGGAGGAATGgttgaggttgaagatgatatTGAATGA
- the LOC108995096 gene encoding probable inactive purple acid phosphatase 27 yields the protein MERLVSFLRVPLVLLLLVRCVAIHVGGHGVGEQPLSKIAIHRALYAIHDNASIKAEPVLLGIKGEDSQWITVKIDSPGPSEDDWVAVFSPAKFNSSTCPSDDEPRQQTPYICSAPIKYKFANDSTADYTKTGKASLKFRLINQRSDFSFALFSGGLSNPKLLAVSNTIAFVNPKAPLYPRLSQGKSWNEMTVTWTSGYNVIEAMPFVEWGLKGESQSQSPAGTLTFSRNSMCAPPARTVGWRDPGFIHTSFLKELWPNSLYTYKLGHRLFNGSYIWSKSYYFKSSPYPGQDSLQRVVIFGDMGKAERDGSNEYSNYQPGSLNTTDQLIKDLDNIDIVFHIGDITYANGYISQWDQFTSQVEHIASTVPYMIASGNHERDVPGTGSFYDSNDSGGECGVLAETMFYVPAENRAKFWYSTDYGMFHFCIADSEHDWREGSEQYRFIENCLASADRQKQPWLIFAAHRVLGYSSTQWQDGSFGEPMGRESLQKLWQKYKVDIAFFGHIHNYERTCPIYQNQCVNKERSHYSGTVNGTIHIVVGGGGSHLSEFGPVQPNWSVYRDLDFGFVKLTAFNHSSLLFEYKKSSDGKVYDSFTISRDYRDVLACVHDGCEPTTLA from the exons ATGGAGAGACTGGTGTCATTCCTGAGAGTTCCCTTGGTTTTGTTGTTGCTAGTGCGTTGTGTTGCAATTCATGTAGGAGGACATGGAGTTGGCGAGCAGCCACTGTCCAAGATCGCCATCCATAGGGCCCTCTACGCCATTCACGATAATGCCTCCATTAAAGCTGAACCGGTCCTTCTCGGCATCAAG GGGGAAGATTCTCAGTGGATAACCGTGAAAATTGACAGTCCTGGCCCCTCTGAAGATGATTGGGTCGCTGTCTTTTCTCCAGCAAAGTTCAA CTCATCTACCTGCCCATCCGATGATGAACCAAGACAGCAGACTCCATATATATGCTCAGCTCCAATAAAG TACAAGTTTGCCAATGATTCCACTGCCGATTATACAAAGACAGGGAAAGCATCTTTGAAATTTCGATTGATCAATCAGCGGTCAGATTTCTCATTTGCATTATTCTCAGGCGGTTTGTCAAAT CCAAAATTGTTGGCAGTATCAAATACTATAGCTTTTGTGAATCCAAAGGCACCTCTCTATCCTCGCCTCTCCCAAGGGAAGTCTTGGAATGAG ATGACAGTAACCTGGACCAGTGGCTATAACGTTATTGAGGCTATGCCGTTTGTTGAGTGGGGTCTAAAGGGAGAATCTCAATCTCAATCGCCTGCTGGAACATTGACTTTTAGTCGAAATTCCATGTGTG CTCCACCGGCACGGACAGTTGGTTGGCGTGATCCCGGTTTCATCCATACAAGTTTCTTAAAAGAATTGTGGCCAAACTCACT GTACACTTATAAGCTTGGCCATAGGTTATTTAATGGTTCTTATATCTGGAGCAAATCTTATTATTTCAAGTCATCGCCATATCCAGGGCAGGACTCATTACAGCGTGTTGTAATATTTGGTGACATGGGAAAG GCTGAACGTGATGGTTCTAATGAGTACAGTAATTATCAGCCAGGGTCACTCAATACCACCGATCAACTCATCAAAGACTTGGATAACATCGACATAGTTTTTCACATTGGAGACATCACCTATGCAAATGGATACATATCGCAGTGGGACCAGTTCACATCACAGGTCGAGCACATTGCATCAACAGTACCATATATGATTGCAAG TGGCAATCATGAACGAGATGTACCAGGGACAGGATCCTTCTATGACTCTAATGATTCAGGTGGTGAATGTGGTGTCCTTGCCGAGACCATGTTTTATGTTCCTGCTGAGAACAGAGCCAAGTTTTG GTATTCAACAGATTATGGCATGTTCCACTTCTGTATAGCCGACAGCGAACATGATTGGAGGGAGGGTTCTGAACAGTACAGATTCATAGAGAACTGTCTCGCATCAGCCGATAGACAAAAACAGCCATGGTTGATCTTTGCTGCTCATCGTGTGCTTGGTTATTCCTCCACACAATGGCAGGATGGCTCGTTTGGGGAGCCCATGGGAAGGGAAAGCTTGCAAAAGCTCTGGCAGAAGTACAAAGTAGACATTGCATTCTTTGGCCACATCCATAACTACGAGAGAACATGCCCCATTTACCAG AATCAGTGTGTGAATAAAGAAAGATCTCACTACTCGGGCACAGTGAATGGAACAATCCACATAGTTGTTGGAGGGGGAGGGAGCCACTTATCAGAATTTGGGCCAGTTCAGCCCAATTGGAGTGTTTACAGAGATCTTGACTTTGGCTTTGTCAAACTGACTGCATTCAATCACTCATCCCTTCTGTTCGAGTACAAAAAGAGCAGTGATGGAAAGGTTTATGATTCCTTCACCATTTCCAGGGACTACAGGGATGTGTTGGCCTGTGTACACGATGGCTGTGAACCCACCACATTAGCTTAA
- the LOC108995257 gene encoding ATP synthase delta chain, chloroplastic-like has protein sequence MAVLQHTPISLQSPKSPVSARNPRTLTHILSFSTAFPSLRLKLRIFVSNSKGGAKMSSAAAGSYALALADVSKSNNTLDTTSADIEKIEKIFSDPQVYEFFVNPTIDEEKKRKVLDEISASSGLQPHTTNFLNILVDGKRIDLIQEIVKEFEVVYNKLTDTELAVVSSVVQLESQHLAQIAKQVQKLTGAKNVRIKTLIDPSLVAGFTVRYGNAGSKLIDMSVKKHLEEIAAQLDVGDIKIGI, from the coding sequence ATGGCCGTCCTCCAACACACCCCTATCTCCCTCCAATCCCCCAAATCTCCAGTGTCCGCTAGAAACCCAAGAACCCTAACCCACATCCTCTCTTTCTCCACCGCATTCCCATCTCTCAGACTCAAATTGAGAATCTTCGTTTCTAACAGTAAGGGCGGCGCCAAAATGTCTTCCGCAGCAGCCGGCAGCTACGCCTTGGCTCTCGCCGACGTCTCGAAGTCTAACAACACCCTCGACACGACCAGCGCAGACATCGAGAAGATCGAGAAGATTTTCTCGGACCCGCAGGTGTACGAATTCTTCGTCAACCCCACCATCGACGAGGAGAAGAAGCGCAAGGTGCTTGACGAAATATCGGCGTCGTCAGGCCTCCAGCCCCACACGACCAACTTTCTCAACATCCTAGTGGACGGCAAGAGAATCGACCTTATTCAGGAGATCGTGAAGGAGTTCGAGGTGGTTTACAACAAGTTGACCGACACAGAGCTGGCGGTGGTGAGCTCGGTGGTGCAGCTGGAGTCGCAGCACTTGGCCCAGATCGCAAAGCAGGTGCAAAAGCTAACTGGGGCAAAGAACGTGAGGATCAAGACCCTAATTGACCCGAGCTTGGTGGCCGGGTTCACCGTCAGGTATGGGAATGCTGGCTCCAAGCTGATTGATATGAGCGTCAAGAAACATTTGGAAGAAATTGCTGCTCAGCTTGACGTGGGTGACATTAAAATTGGCATatga
- the LOC108991322 gene encoding probable inactive purple acid phosphatase 27: MESLVSSLRVPLVVLLWLVCCVAVHVGGHGIGEQPLSKIAIHRALFALHVNASIKAETVLLGCKGEDSQWINVQVESPGPSKDDWVAVFSPAKFNSSTCPPDDEPREQAPYICSAPIKYKFVKDSSAEYTKTGKASLKFQLINQRSDFSFALFSGGLSNPKLLAVSNTIIAFANPKAPLYPRLSQGRSWNEMTVTWTSGYKATEAVPFVSWGLDGEPQSQSPAGTLTFSRNSMCAPPAKTVGWRDPGFIHTSFLKELWPNSLYTYKLGHRLINGSYIWSKSYYFKSSPYPGQDSLQRVVIFGDMGKAERDGSNEYSNYQPGSLNTTDQLIKDLENIDIVFHIGDISYANGYISQWDQFTSQVEPIASTVPYMIASGNHERDWPNTGSFYNKTDSGGECGVLASTMFYVPAENRAKLWYSTDYGMFRFCIADSEQDWREGSEQYRFIKRCLASVDRQKQPWLIFAAHRVLGYSSDYYYALEGSFAEPMGRESLQKLWQKYKVDIAFYGHVHNYERTCPVYENQCVNTERSHYSGTVEGTIHVVVGGAGCHLSKFSQETPKWSLYRDYDHGFVKLTAFNHSSLLFEYKKSRDGNVSDYFTITREYKDVLACVHDGCEPTTSAS; this comes from the exons ATGGAGAGCTTGGTGTCGTCCCTGAGAGTTCCCTTGGTGGTGTTGTTGTGGCTAGTGTGTTGTGTTGCAGTTCATGTTGGAGGACACGGAATTGGAGAGCAGCCGCTGTCCAAGATCGCCATCCACAGGGCCCTATTCGCCCTTCATGTTAATGCTTCTATCAAAGCTGAAACGGTCCTTCTTGGCTGCAAG GGGGAAGATTCTCAGTGGATAAATGTGCAAGTTGAGAGCCCTGGACCTTCTAAAGATGATTGGGTTGCCGTATTTTCTCCAGCAAAGTTCAA CTCATCTACCTGCCCACCTGATGATGAACCAAGAGAGCAGGCTCCATATATATGCTCAGCTCCAATAAAG TACAAGTTTGTCAAAGATTCCTCTGCCGAGTATACAAAGACGGGGAAAGcatctttaaaatttcaattgatCAATCAACGGTCAGATTTCTCATTTGCGTTATTCTCAGGAGGTTTGTCAAAT CCAAAATTGTTAGCAGTCTCAAACACTATAATAGCTTTTGCAAATCCAAAGGCACCTCTGTATCCTCGCCTCTCCCAAGGGAGGTCTTGGAATGAA ATGACAGTAACTTGGACCAGTGGCTATAAAGCTACGGAGGCTGTACCTTTTGTTTCGTGGGGTCTCGATGGAGAACCCCAATCTCAATCGCCTGCTGGAACATTGACTTTTAGTCGAAATTCCATGTGTG CTCCACCTGCGAAGACAGTTGGATGGCGTGATCCTGGTTTCATCCACACAAGTTTCTTAAAAGAATTGTGGCCAAACTCACT GTACACTTACAAGCTTGGTCATAGGTTAATAAATGGTTCCTATATCTGGAGCAAGTCTTATTATTTCAAGTCATCACCATATCCTGGGCAGGACTCATTACAGCGTGTTGTGATATTTGGTGACATGGGAAAG GCAGAGCGCGATGGCTCAAATGAATATAGTAATTATCAGCCGGGTTCACTCAATACTACCGACCAACTCATCAAGGACTTGGAAAACATTGACATAGTTTTCCATATAGGAGATATATCATATGCAAATGGATACATCTCGCAATGGGACCAATTCACTTCACAGGTGGAGCCAATTGCATCCACTGTCCCATATATGATTGCAAG TGGTAATCATGAGCGTGATTGGCCAAATACTGGCTCCTTCTATAACAAAACGGATTCAGGTGGAGAATGTGGTGTGCTTGCCAGCACCATGTTTTACGTTCCTGCTGAGAACAGAGCCAAGCTTTG GTACTCCACGGATTATGGGATGTTCCGCTTCTGTATAGCCGATAGTGAGCAAGACTGGAGGGAGGGATCAGAACAGTACAGATTCATAAAGCGTTGCCTTGCGTCGGTGGACAGACAGAAACAACCTTGGTTGATCTTTGCTGCCCATCGTGTCCTTGGGTACTCCTCTGACTATTATTACGCCTTGGAAGGCTCATTTGCAGAGCCCATGGGAAGGGAAAGCTTGCAAAAGCTTTGGCAGAAGTACAAGGTGGACATTGCCTTTTATGGCCACGTCCATAACTATGAAAGGACATGCCCCGTTTACGAG AATCAGTGCGTGAATACAGAAAGATCTCATTATTCAGGAACTGTAGAGGGAACAATCCATGTTGTTGTTGGAGGGGCAGGATGCCACTTATCAAAGTTCAGCCAAGAGACACCCAAATGGAGTCTTTACAGAGATTATGACCATGGATTTGTCAAACTGACAGCGTTCAATCACTCCTCCCTCCTCTTCGAGTACAAGAAAAGCCGCGATGGCAACGTATCTGATTACTTCACCATAACAAGAGAGTACAAAGATGTCCTGGCTTGTGTGCATGATGGTTGTGAACCCACCACTTCCGCATCTTAA